The Musa acuminata AAA Group cultivar baxijiao chromosome BXJ1-3, Cavendish_Baxijiao_AAA, whole genome shotgun sequence genome window below encodes:
- the LOC135635135 gene encoding transcription factor PCF5-like, with protein MEESNRRHYNRRRWRPEFAGEIVEVPGGHIVRSTGRKDRHSKVYTAKGLRDRRVRLSAHTAIQFYDVQDRLGYDRPSKAVDWLIQNAKAAIEQLAELPRHHAPAYECIEVNEQPMQAASDGHNSIEQSLSDAKAVAPLGYGFPSSFDSKTIDDTIRTFPGATAAASSPSAHAMTYRDDTPDLPLHTGGWPQDLRLSLQSFHEPIFEEHHRSPDSTQQSFRSVTTSLAQGATSVTCPVNKETMVWWNAGNTSDGSGGEFMHSAALPPQSAVLHLVNSQFQICTQREPLQSSNFPSFRAWRNPTALHPSLVSTVADAFVSESYGGFSGFHIPTRIQGEEQHNGIATVHSASPQEYKLRERDDANATLDF; from the coding sequence ATGGAGGAAAGCAACCGCCGCCACTACAACCGGCGGCGATGGCGGCCAGAGTTCGCCGGGGAGATTGTGGAGGTCCCTGGGGGCCACATTGTGCGGTCCACCGGTCGGAAGGACCGGCACAGCAAGGTGTACACCGCCAAAGGCCTGAGGGACCGCCGCGTCCGCCTCTCGGCGCACACCGCCATCCAGTTCTACGACGTCCAGGACCGCCTCGGCTACGACCGCCCCAGCAAGGCCGTTGACTGGCTCATCCAGAACGCCAAGGCCGCCATAGAGCAGCTCGCGGAGCTCCCCCGCCACCACGCCCCGGCCTACGAATGCATTGAAGTCAATGAGCAACCCATGCAAGCGGCCTCCGACGGCCACAATTCGATCGAGCAGTCCTTATCCGACGCCAAAGCGGTTGCGCCGCTGGGCTACGGTTTCCCTTCTTCGTTCGACAGCAAAACCATCGACGATACTATCAGGACTTTCCCCGGTGCCACAGCCGCTGCGTCATCCCCTTCAGCCCACGCGATGACGTACCGCGATGACACGCCTGACCTGCCCCTGCACACAGGCGGCTGGCCTCAGGACCTCCGCCTCTCTCTACAATCCTTCCACGAACCCATCTTTGAGGAACACCACCGGAGTCCTGATTCCACCCAGCAGTCCTTTCGGTCTGTCACGACCAGTTTGGCTCAAGGCGCCACCTCGGTTACTTGTCCTGTGAACAAGGAGACGATGGTTTGGTGGAATGCGGGCAACACGAGCGACGGCAGCGGCGGAGAGTTCATGCACAGTGCGGCGCTGCCACCGCAATCGGCCGTGCTGCATCTCGTCAACAGCCAATTCCAGATATGCACTCAGAGGGAACCCCTTCAGTCCAGTAATTTCCCTTCGTTTCGCGCTTGGAGGAATCCTACGGCGCTGCATCCGTCATTGGTGTCAACCGTGGCAGACGCGTTCGTGTCGGAAAGCTACGGTGGTTTCTCAGGATTCCACATTCCAACACGAATTCAGGGGGAAGAGCAGCACAACGGAATTGCCACCGTACACTCTGCTTCTCCCCAAGAATACAAACTGCGAGAGAGAGACGACGCAAATGCAACACTAGACTTTTGA